ATAAAGATTTCATGACGGTCTTGAAATCTTTCCTCGCATCGTATATCTTGTAGTTCTCGATACACAACACAAAAGGAGATTACCGTGTCAGAAGTCAAATGGCAAAAAGCCGGAGAATATAAAGATATCTTTTATCACAAAGCCGAAGGGATCGCAAAAATAACCATCAATCGTCCCGGTGTGCGCAACGCCTTCAGACCCCTGACGGTATTCGAGATGTCCCAGGCGATGGCCGACGCCCGCGACGACAGCGATATCGGGGTGGTCATCCTGACCGGCGAAGGCAAAGACGCTTTTTGTTCCGGAGGCGATCAAAAAATTCGGGGCGACGCCGGATATGTCGATGATGAGGGCGTTCACCGCCTTAACGTCCTCGATTTTCAACGGCAGATTCGCACCCTCCCCAAACCGGTCATCGCGATGGTGGCGGGATACGCTATCGGCGGAGGACATGTCCTGCATCTCATATGCGATCTGACGATTGCCGCCGACAACGCCCAATTCGGCCAGACCGGTCCTAAAGTCGGATCTTTCGACGGCGGATATGGAGCCAGCTACATGGCCCGTATTGTCGGTCAGAAAAAAGCCCGGGAAATATGGTTTCTCTGTCGCCAGTATGATGCCCAGCAGGCTCTGGAAATGGGACTGGTCAATAGCGTCGTGCCGTATGATAAACTGGAGGAAGAAACAGTCAAATGGTGCAAGGAAATTCTGGCCAACAGCCCCATGGCTATTCGCTGCCTTAAGGCGGCTCTCAATGCCGACTGCGACGGTCAGGCGGGACTTCAGGAACTGGCCGGAAACGCGACCATGCTTTTCTATATGACCGAGGAGGGTCAGGAAGGTCGCAATGCTTTTAACGAAAAACGGAAACCGGACTTTTCCAAATTTCCAAGAAAACCGTAGGATGTATTGCGGTATCACATGACTGGTCAATCATCATTCCATATCTGGCTATTGGCCGCGCGTCCCAAGACGCTTCCGGCCGGGATTGTTCCGGTTTTGGTCGGCGGAGTGATTGCTTATAGTCATAATGGTTTTGCGTTATTACCTTTTCTTGCGGCTTTGTTTGGCTCGATCATGATTCAAATCGGGACCAACTTCGCCAACGACTTATTCGACTTCAAAAAACAAACCGACCGGGAAGACCGTATCGGGCCTCTGCGAGTGACTCAAGCCGGACTGGTGACGCCCAAACAAACGGCCATGGCTACGGCGATTGCGTTTGGGCTGGCGACCTTGGCAGGGATTTATCTCGTCTATATCGGAGGATGGCCGATTGTCATAATCGGCACTGCGTCAATCCTGTGCGGAATACTCTATACCGCCGGGCCTTATGCCCTGGGATATCTGGGGCTGGGCGAAATATTCGTATTAGTTTTTTACGGCCCTGTTGCCCTGGCCGGAACTTATTATGTGCAAACTCTTAAGTGCCCAACCGAAGTTATCATCGCCGGATTGCCGTTCGGTATGATTTCGACCGCGATTCTGATCGTCAATAATCTGCGAGATATCGAGACCGACAAAAAAAGCGGCAAAAATACTCTGGCTGTTCGGTTCGGCCCAACATTCGCTCGCATTGAGTATGCCGTCATGATCGCCGGGGCCGGAGTCATTCCGCCTCTCATGACGATAATGGAATTCGGCAATAAATTCCTGTACGTCACGATTGCCTATCTTCTTTTCGCTCCCGGCGCTGTACGGGCCGTATTTTCCAGTAATGACGGTGAAAGGCTCAACGCGACCCTGGCGGCGACGGGACGATTGCTTATTATCTACGGCATCTGTTTCAGTATCGGATGGCTGTTATGAAAATCGCGTCTTACAAAATTAAAAAATATTCGCGTAAATTTGTTGAGCCGTTCGTAACTTCAAAAGGAACCCATACTCATCGCGAAGGCGTTATAATCTCTATCAAAACGGCTGAAGGTAATATCGGATATGGCGAAGCGGCTCCATTACCGGATTATTCTTCAACAGGTCTGACATCCATTGAAAAAATGCTGAATGAAATCATGCGGCAATTGCCGGGCGTGGAAATCCCAAACGACCTGCCGTCGATTTCGGGTTACATCGCTCAAATTTGTAATAGCAACTCCATCTGCCGTTTCGCTTTGGAATCAACCCTATGCGATGCGGCGTCGCGGGAGAAGGAATTACCCCTCAATAAATGGCTGAATCCGGATGCCCAATCCCGAGTCCCGGTTAACTATCTAATCGGAAAAGAAATTGAGAATTGGGATGAAATGGCGACGGAGATTAAAGAAGGCGGCTATCAGGCAGTCAAAATCAAGGTAGGGGGCGATCCTTACAAAGATATCGACCGCGTAAAAAAAATCCGTGGCGATCTGAAAAGCGATATCGCCATCCGTCTTGACGCCAATCAGGGCTGGACATACAATCAGGCACTTTATGTACTTAATCAATTGCGAAATGAGAATATTGACCATGTTGAAGAACCAATCGGAAATCCCGACGCCGATAAAATAAGAACCCTGGGCGAAGAGACCGATTGCCCTATCGCTCTCGATGAAAGCCTGTTTTCGGTTTTCGATCCCAGAAACGCCATCAGGGAAAAAATATGCGATGTTATCATTCTCAAAGCGTCGCAGATTGGCAGCTTTGCCGGCATTCTCGATCTTTGCAATCTCGCCCGTCTCTACAATCGACGCATAGTTTTAACCTCGACCCTTGAAAGCGAAATCGGCATTGCGGCTCAACTTCATCTCGCTTCGCTTCTCGGCGAAAATATTCCTCCATGCGGATTTGACACCTTGAGGTTGTTCGAAAACGCTGACCCGGATTTGAGCCGGGTGCAGGATGGATACATTAACCTTTCATCCGGAAACGGAATCGGATATGTCGGAACAGATTGAATGCCCGATTAAGAAAGCCGCCGAATCGAATCCGAACGCGATCGCTCTTTCCGATTCCAACAGTTCTGTAACCTACAAACAATTATATAAACTGATTCAAAATACCCGAGCTTATTTGTTCGACAAAAATATAGGCCCCGGCGATACGGTTGCCTGCCTTGCTCGGAATTCAATTGAGCAGGCAATATTTTTCTGGGCATGTTTTAAATCCGGAATTATATTTTTGCCTTTAAACTGGCGACTGACAAGGGCGCAGTTAAATAATCAACTCGAAAAAATAAATTGCCGCTTGCTTTTATTTGATAAGGGATTTGCGGGTATAAATTTGTCATGCGAAAAATCAACTGATATATCCCAAATTCATTCGGAAAAGATTTCCAACTCTTTCAATGAAAGCGATAACGCGATTGACCTTAATCGGGAAGTTTTGATTGTATTCAGCGCCGGGACGACATCCGAGGCTAAAGGTGTCGTTCTGACCGCGAAAAATCTTTATTTCAGCGCTCTGGGATTGCTCGAAAGATTTCCGCTGGAAAAGTCAGATTGCTGGCTTGCGGCCTTGCCGTTTTTTCACGTCGGCGGCATCTCGATTCTGATGCGTACGGCTATGGCCCGATGTTCGACTTATATAATGCCGTCATTCCAGCCTGATGAGATAATTGAATTATGCAGGCGTCGAAAAATCATCCTTTCAGTCGTTCCCACGATGATGTCCGATTTAATAAGACTCGATACCGAAAATTGTTTGAAAAATGCCCGGGCGATTATAATGGGAGGAGCCGGAGCCAGCCAGAGATTAATTGATAAGATCAAATCCCTGGGCCTGCCGGTTTTGACCACCTACGGCATGACGGAAACTTCGTCTATGATAACTTTACTTTCCTCCGAAGATTCACAGAATAAACCGCATACGGCCGGAAAAATCCTGCCTTATCGTGAGATTAGAATTTCCAGGGATAGCCATATTCAGGTCAAAGGGAAAACTCTATTTGCCGGATTCACTGATAATTCCGAAATAAACCTTTCCGATGATGGCTGGTTTGATACGGCCGATATCGGTGAGATTGACGAAAACGGTTTCTTACACGTCATGGGGCGATCGGATGACATGATAATTTCGGGCGGCGAAAATATTTCATTATCAGAAATCGAAAACGCCTTGCTTGAAATCGATTTCGTCAAGGCAGCAGCCGTAATTAAACATGACCATGAGAAATGGGGGCAATATCCGGTAGCTTTAGTTGAAGTATCATCGCCAAATGAGGGCTGGGAAGATATAAAAGAAGCCCTCTCCCCAAAAATACCCGGATTTATGATGCCCCGGGAAATTCATATTTTAAACGCGATACCTCTGAATGCGGTTGGTAAAATCGATAGAAATAAACTCAGCCGAATGCTCAAAAAATATTAAGTATTATTTACCCAAATAATTTTCCAACCCGGTGCGGAGTTTTTCGGGAATATCCATCTTTTGTTTTTTTACCGGATCTATCGTAACATGCACCGTTTTTGCTGTTCCCACGACAATCCCATCTAAATTTGTGAGTCTGTATTCGAGTGTAAAAGACGTTTTTCCAATTTCAGACACAACAAGCTCAATCTCGACAGTGTCGCCATCAGTCAGCATTTGCGTATAATCTGTCTCGGCGTGGACGATAGGGATAAAAAATTCCTTCTTTTCAAACATCTCAACAAAGGGAAATCCGATTGTCGCCAGGAATCTCTCATAAACGTCATGAACAATACGGAGTTGATTGGCAAAAAACAAAATTCCCGCCGCGTCAGTATCGTGTAATTTAATGGTGTAATAATCCTTAATTGCGCTCATAATGTAATTCTCGCCTCAAAATAATAAAAATCGGCCCAATCATTATATAAACGGGCTTGCCTTGAAAAATCAAAGTTAAAAATCGAGCCTCTTGACAATTAGCCTGTTATATTGTATCTACGAATTACGAAAAATTAGTGCAAATTGGTATGGTTTATATGGATAAAAAACAAGAATATTTTAATTCGATTGCGGAAGATTGGGATAAGGACTTTACGGCCGAGGATATTGAACGGCTGGTGCATATTATCGACAAAATAAATGTCACCAAAGGCGTTACCGTATGCGATATGGGTTGCGGTACCGGGGTTATGTTTGATATGCTCCGACGCCGGGTCGGCGAAGATGGATATATCGTCGGAGTTGATTTCGCTCCTCGCGTAGCGCATCGGGCCATGCAAAACTTTCCCTTCCATAATATCGGTGTTGTTGAAGCGTGTGCTGAAGCTTTACCATTCTATAAAGATAATTTTGATCTGGTCATCTCATTCGCGGCTTTTGCTCATTTTAGGAAACAAGGTGAGTCTATTCACCAAGCTTACCATATTCTCAAGCCGGGCGGCCGCCTTGTCATAATTCATCTTTATGGTAGAGAAGAACTTGAACGGCAGCACCATGAAGTGGGCGGTCCGATAGATGACGATAAATTGCCCGACCGCGATCATCTGGCCGAAATGTTTCAAAATAGTCATTTCGAGCGGTTTGAATTGACCGAAACGCAGAATCTATATCTGGCCATCGGATATAAGGATTAATGCGTCCTTCGGCGAAATTTATCACGCAGACAGCGTTGTTTATTGCTC
This is a stretch of genomic DNA from Candidatus Zixiibacteriota bacterium. It encodes these proteins:
- the menB gene encoding 1,4-dihydroxy-2-naphthoyl-CoA synthase, translating into MSCSSRYTTQKEITVSEVKWQKAGEYKDIFYHKAEGIAKITINRPGVRNAFRPLTVFEMSQAMADARDDSDIGVVILTGEGKDAFCSGGDQKIRGDAGYVDDEGVHRLNVLDFQRQIRTLPKPVIAMVAGYAIGGGHVLHLICDLTIAADNAQFGQTGPKVGSFDGGYGASYMARIVGQKKAREIWFLCRQYDAQQALEMGLVNSVVPYDKLEEETVKWCKEILANSPMAIRCLKAALNADCDGQAGLQELAGNATMLFYMTEEGQEGRNAFNEKRKPDFSKFPRKP
- the menC gene encoding o-succinylbenzoate synthase, which gives rise to MKIASYKIKKYSRKFVEPFVTSKGTHTHREGVIISIKTAEGNIGYGEAAPLPDYSSTGLTSIEKMLNEIMRQLPGVEIPNDLPSISGYIAQICNSNSICRFALESTLCDAASREKELPLNKWLNPDAQSRVPVNYLIGKEIENWDEMATEIKEGGYQAVKIKVGGDPYKDIDRVKKIRGDLKSDIAIRLDANQGWTYNQALYVLNQLRNENIDHVEEPIGNPDADKIRTLGEETDCPIALDESLFSVFDPRNAIREKICDVIILKASQIGSFAGILDLCNLARLYNRRIVLTSTLESEIGIAAQLHLASLLGENIPPCGFDTLRLFENADPDLSRVQDGYINLSSGNGIGYVGTD
- the menE gene encoding o-succinylbenzoate--CoA ligase codes for the protein MDTLTFHPETESDMSEQIECPIKKAAESNPNAIALSDSNSSVTYKQLYKLIQNTRAYLFDKNIGPGDTVACLARNSIEQAIFFWACFKSGIIFLPLNWRLTRAQLNNQLEKINCRLLLFDKGFAGINLSCEKSTDISQIHSEKISNSFNESDNAIDLNREVLIVFSAGTTSEAKGVVLTAKNLYFSALGLLERFPLEKSDCWLAALPFFHVGGISILMRTAMARCSTYIMPSFQPDEIIELCRRRKIILSVVPTMMSDLIRLDTENCLKNARAIIMGGAGASQRLIDKIKSLGLPVLTTYGMTETSSMITLLSSEDSQNKPHTAGKILPYREIRISRDSHIQVKGKTLFAGFTDNSEINLSDDGWFDTADIGEIDENGFLHVMGRSDDMIISGGENISLSEIENALLEIDFVKAAAVIKHDHEKWGQYPVALVEVSSPNEGWEDIKEALSPKIPGFMMPREIHILNAIPLNAVGKIDRNKLSRMLKKY
- a CDS encoding thioesterase family protein; the protein is MSAIKDYYTIKLHDTDAAGILFFANQLRIVHDVYERFLATIGFPFVEMFEKKEFFIPIVHAETDYTQMLTDGDTVEIELVVSEIGKTSFTLEYRLTNLDGIVVGTAKTVHVTIDPVKKQKMDIPEKLRTGLENYLGK
- a CDS encoding methyltransferase domain-containing protein; translated protein: MDKKQEYFNSIAEDWDKDFTAEDIERLVHIIDKINVTKGVTVCDMGCGTGVMFDMLRRRVGEDGYIVGVDFAPRVAHRAMQNFPFHNIGVVEACAEALPFYKDNFDLVISFAAFAHFRKQGESIHQAYHILKPGGRLVIIHLYGREELERQHHEVGGPIDDDKLPDRDHLAEMFQNSHFERFELTETQNLYLAIGYKD
- a CDS encoding 1,4-dihydroxy-2-naphthoate polyprenyltransferase, encoding MTGQSSFHIWLLAARPKTLPAGIVPVLVGGVIAYSHNGFALLPFLAALFGSIMIQIGTNFANDLFDFKKQTDREDRIGPLRVTQAGLVTPKQTAMATAIAFGLATLAGIYLVYIGGWPIVIIGTASILCGILYTAGPYALGYLGLGEIFVLVFYGPVALAGTYYVQTLKCPTEVIIAGLPFGMISTAILIVNNLRDIETDKKSGKNTLAVRFGPTFARIEYAVMIAGAGVIPPLMTIMEFGNKFLYVTIAYLLFAPGAVRAVFSSNDGERLNATLAATGRLLIIYGICFSIGWLL